A genomic stretch from Helianthus annuus cultivar XRQ/B chromosome 1, HanXRQr2.0-SUNRISE, whole genome shotgun sequence includes:
- the LOC110924714 gene encoding uncharacterized protein LOC110924714, with product MSGPELGNALMLNQAQSNSLVVETYKRWVESESNCRRFEREIASLKNEESIWSKTKQEISTLRSQVGRLKEEVSEVKEVSKASQASAAAAYEARDKAIHDLEGMKLKFEVLEKKLSDVEKRGKAELKEMQTSYDQLLADHHRLINDKDELERARDRAIESHKATIDEAKSMLTHCDGEMVELYAQVSELMLTKQWFLTDGVAWVVKLVHQSPELEKVVADLVNSVNAVGVNEGIKQGFQAAKDSVRSAEEVLGYDEGAKDVLDAGIKAFDNFHISVLGKVADLVDKPLSVIKQRSELPIVKEDYEA from the exons ATGAGTGGTCCGGAGCTTGGCAATGCCTTAATGTTGAATCAAGCCCAATCCAACTCTTTGGTGGTTGAAACTTACAAACGCTGGGTCGAATCGGAGTCGAATTGTCGTAGGTTTGAGCGCGAGATCGCTTcactgaagaatgaggagagtatctggtcgaagaccaaacaagagATCTCAACCCTTCGTTCTCAAGTAGGTCGACTGAAGGAGGAGGTATCTGAGGTGAAAGAAGTTAGCAAGGCTTCACAAGCTTCTGCCGCGGCCGCCTACGAGGCTCGTGACAAAGCTATCCATGATCTTGAGGGTATGAAGCTGAAGTTTGAGGTCTTGGAGAAAAAACTGTCTGATGTGGAAAAGAGAGGCAAAGCTGAGCTGAAGGAAATGCAAACGTCTTATGATCAACTTTTGGCCGATCATCATCGACTGATTAATG atAAGGACGAGCTTGAAAGGGCTCGTGACAGGGCCATCGAGTCGCACAAGGCAACGATCGATGAAGCGAAAAGCATGCTAACTCATTGTGACGGTGAAATGGTTGAGCTGTATGCCCAGGTGTCGGAGCTCATGCTTACCAAGCAATGGTTTTTGACGGATGGGGTTGCTTGGGTGGTCAAGTTGGTGCATCAGAGCCCTGAGCTGGAGAAAGTTGTCGCGGACTTGGTTAATAGCGTCAATGCTGTTGGAGTGAATGAGGGAATTAAACAAGGGTTTCAAGCCGCCAAGGACTCGGTTCGTTCTGCCGAAGAGGTTCTGGGGTATGACGAGGGAGCTAAGGACGTGTTAGATGCAGGGATAAAGGCCTTCGACAATTTTCATATCTCTGTCCTTGGCAAAGTTGCAGATTTAGTAGATAAACCCTTGTCCGTCATCAAACAGAGGAGTGAACTTCCCATCGTGAAAGAAGATTATGAAGCTTGA